The Phragmites australis chromosome 1, lpPhrAust1.1, whole genome shotgun sequence genomic interval TTCATGTCATACACGTGTCAGTATGCTGTGCCACGTGCTCAACTGGTACGGTCTGTAACCTCGTGCCATATCGATTCGACCCATCTAGACTCAGACCGTACTATAGCTAAACCGTGAATATAGTATCGTGCCGTGCCTCAGACTGTCCAATAAGCACCACATATTTAGTTTAGTTGTGAAGACTTGTTTTATATAACTAAAACCGTCTAGAGCACGTGGCGACATGGCGAGCCTTCTTTTGAGATGGAAAGTAGCGGCCTTGGAGACCATGCAAGCTAGCTGCGGTCCAGAAAATAGTAGGGATtcggatttttttatttaattttttttaaatttagcaAATTTAGGCaattgtttgaaaaaaatagtaattaTAGGCGTCTATTGCCCGTTTGAAGGACGACTTATGTCGTCCCTTCCGATGAACGgcatgtttaaaaaaataaaactgttGTAAGGGcgatatgttaaaaaaataaaaatataatattctattactctcaaaattcaaaataatatgtaaatattcataaaaaattctgaaaacaaATTATGCTGTAGAGGATGCTATTATTTAGCTCTCACAAAATTTTGAGCTAAAAAAGTTgtacaaagagaaaaaaaagacaaattttaggGATGCTAAAATTCGTACGTACTCAGTtaaaatttgtttgtttttttcttactgtataagtaattttttgagttaaaatttgtACCTACACATATCGAGTGACATATGCCTATGCGTACTATTTTTTCGAACGGATACCtaaattgctaaatttgaaaatttagaacataaaaataaaaatttcgtAGGGATCGAAAGCAAGTTAGCTGCGGCGATTCATCATCGTTGAACGATCGAATCGAGACTCCGATCCAAAGTAGCTAGAGACTCTTTAAAGCATCATTCATGGATCAGGCCAATATCACTAATGTCGTTAACAATTTAGCGTGCGGATACGCATACGTGCTAAATTGCTGATGCGTCCATTCAACTTTATCTTGTTGGTGATGGGGCTCAAGCCCTCCTACCGGCTACTAGCTTCCTCCTTTTTTTATGCAAGAGACGGAGATGAAGAGGAAAATGAGATGGAGGGGATCAATCCCTACAGGTGGTGATCATTCATACATATACACGTGCCTGGGTGCTACGTCGCCTCCACTTTGTTTCGATTGGATCCGTCTTTGAGCACCTAGTGACACGCACGTCCTGCACAAGCGAATTTAACTCAAGGGTTGCTGCACGACTTTCCAGCGCCTTCGCCGACTCCAGAGGGGGAACCTATCGGATCAAGATCAACCGACGTCACAAGAGGGGGACCAGGATCAACCGACATCATCACTGACGCGTGACTCCGATCCCACACGTCAATGACATGTAACGTGAAATCAGAGAATCCCAATCCGAACCTACCACCGCCCTGCCGCCGGCTCCTTTCACTCCCGCCCCAACTCCTTCCCCGAGGAGCTTTGCACTCACCATCTTGCTTGCTGTTGGTTTTAATCTGAATCCAACAAAACACAATCTAGTTGCAACTTGCCACTGTTCTTTGCCAGCATGTATAACTGTATCATTACCTTACCACCGTTAAATTACAACATCATCGTCCACTACCATATACAAACAGCCCTTCCCAGACAGCAGCAACTACTGTCACAGGGCATCATGTTTCTCTTCCCGCGCCTAAAGAGAGTATAATTCAAATTGCGTTGTAATCCTTGACGTCAAGGCGCTGCTCTGCAAGACATTACATCCTACAAAAATTTGTATTCCCAATTGGAAAAAGGGAGCCGTCCTTTCGGCAAGTGCCCTGGTTTCTACTAACCTAACATATAGATAGATGTTGACCTCTTTGGATAAAAACACTATCTATCCGAGCACATACGTCTCAGCTGGTGGTGCTCCTTAGAAAACCAAGCGCTCCAAGCAGGGTTGAACTACCAGGTCTCCTGGGGCTTGGTTCCGTCGAGCTTGGCGCCCCACTCGGTAACTCTGAGGATCCTTCCTTCATAGAACTTGCTCTGCTAAAAACACCCTGATGATCCTGCACATGTGAAGTAATAAGAACTTAAGCTGCGACTTCAGagtatagaagaaaaaaaaaatgtaggcTGCTTTGTTCCTGGTTCAGATTAAGCACAAAGAAACTATAACTCCAATAATCCTATTTCTTTCACCGCATGAATGTCCTGTAACTAGCGACATCAGATCACACACACTGTAACCACAAGTGCCTTTAATGAATTCTCTCAAGTACATGCAATAAATTATTTATCTTCTGTAAGCACCATTTGCACATACAGCTAGTAATTTCAATATGTCTAATCAATGTGTACAACAATCATTAGGCAGAACAGATCATGAGCAGCACTAATCTGAAGTCACAAAGTGCCTTAGTTGATCATGGCCTTACTCTTTTAGGTGGCATTGAAGCTCCAACTAGCATACTCAGTCCTGATGCTGACATGGTTGTAGATGAACGCACAACCTACTTAAGCAAAATACATAAGATGGATAAGCCAGGTCAATTGTATTGTCAAAACAATGAAACCAAACCTGACCTTCGGTATCTCTGTTCTAGGTGACTGTGCTGCAGGAGACTCTGGTTCCAAAGCCAGAGGCAAAGAAGCAGCCTGTGGTACCAAAGACAAAGGGTCAATCAGTGAAGATCCAAATTGCAGAAACTGGAAAAGGTAAATAATTTACCCTAGAAATTCTCTCTGAAGATTCAATAGCAGGAAAAGGAGTTGATGATGCGACCTGAAAATTGTATGAATAACAATCAACAAGTATGACACAAGATAGTTGCCAAACTCCATAAAATGCAAGAAAGTTGGTATCATCTTGAAATCTGTGCCAAAAGCACCCGCCTGTAGTCACTTGAAAAGACAGAAAATTCTTTGAATCGCCTTACATCATCTATCAGAAACATATGGGCATCTTCATAACTTTCCATCTAAATACAATTGTGTCCTATGGGATTACAAGGGATACGAGGTCCAAACTTCTAACTAGCCACAGGCTATAGAATTAACATGACAATGTTCGCAACAAATTAGTAATTAGGGAGTCAGGTATGTTGTGCTGACTTGCCTGACGAGTATCAGCTTTTGGACTCTGATCCAATCTTTTAGTGAATTCACACAAGTCATATATTCCTCGTGTTGTACGATCCTAAGACATTTCGGTCAGAGATTAGAAACATATATGATTTCCTGGGGCCAAAACAAGTTGCAGTACTATGAACTTCTACTTACTTGAGTATAAGCAAGGCGTCCAAGCTTTGTCTCCTGCAATACAAGAGGGAATCAGTTTGTACCTAGCACTAAGAAGAAAATGAGCTATATTGAACAAAAAGGACAAAATATGCATCGTACAAGATACCTACCAGACTACGAACTACAAGATGAACTGTTTCCATTTCCTTCTGGAAGGCACTGAGATCTCCATGGATGATTGTAACCTATGAAATAATTTTGTCTCAGTCTCCCTTAAATAACACCAAATCCTGATAAAAGCGTAATACATGGGTACGCTTCAAACCTCTTTCCTTGTGGCTTCTGAAATTTCTTGGCATTCATCTAAACTACAATCTACACGGTCAATCCTTCCAGCAAGGTGTCTCTTTGCAGCCTGATATCAGAATATTTCACATAAGTAGAGTTCTGGTTGCAACAGTTGGAGTTAGAACATCTATATGCTACCATACAACAAAACTAGTCTAATGTCTGGAGGCATATCAAGTGCGAACTGTGAAGCCTAGAActgtttcctttttcttcttgggTGTTTTTCCcctctttcagttcaacatagGGCATAGGTATTAATGGAATTATACAGAATCCATATATATCAAAAATCATATTGGGATATGCACGTATAAATAATGTAACAAAAATGGACAAAAACTTATAAGTATTTGACACTTTTCCCTCTGCTTCTAAGCACATGACACTTTTGACCAAAATTGACTTTCTCAATCCGTAGGCACACCACACACTTTCCCATATTTCCTTTATTAAACCCGCCAATTCTCCATATTTTACTGCCTTGTTTTATGCGCTTGAGATATTATTGGAGGGTGTTTTGGTCCACTTGCACTAAAAAAATGACTGCGTAGATACTGTGTGCATTTGTGCACTGGTCAAAAGTGCCAAATACATGGAGACAGCAGAATACAGAATATCAAGTATGAAATCATAAGAAAGCATAACAATATAGGAGATATGACCATCGTAAGAAAGGTTCTGTTGTGAATTGAAGGTCTTAAGCCATTTTCACTGAAAAGCCTTTGATGTAATGATTTCTATTCCTGTTGTAACTGAACAGCCATTATAACAATATAGGGGTTGACATATCGAAGTCATAACTTTATCAGGATGTCACAGGATTGATTGTACTGAATGTTTGGACTTCGTAGTTTGTACCCATCATCTTTAGGACAGTTCATGATGCAATTTTACCATAGGACcagtacttaaaaaaaaaacaaagaaagggCTACAAGGTTGTATACATGGAATGGATGGCCATAACTGTTAACGTATAATTGCTGGTCAGGCTGCATAATCGGGCTCATTAGACCCTATAATCACTTCTAGGTGGGTGACCAAATGAATACAAGGTACCAATTTTTAGAAACTTGTGTAGCGCTTAGTTTAAGGAGTACGCAACAGATATGCCGATTATTGTGATGCACATGTGAGAACTTGAAGGTCTAATAGTAATATTATAGTGAACAATGGAAGAAGAAACTTACTATAGTGAACAATGGAGGAAGAAACTTACATTAACATTTTCTGAAACCTGATCCACTTGTTTACCCACTACATTAGAGGCATCAGATAAACCACGCTTTGTCACAAACATCATATCAGAAAGTTTCCACCCCTGTAATCACAATTTAGCTCTGATAGAAGTGACAATGGCCAAAACATCAAATGGTACATTAGGAATAGTATTGGCAGTTTGCAGTTTATGACCATAGCGGTAAAAATgacaagaaagaaataaaacttTCTGCCTGCAGAATAATCTAATACAAATTTATTTAGTATACTTTGTTGAAAAAAGTATCCTTTCACTAAGTTACAAACCAAAGATGTACCTTCCATCTTATGAATAAATATCCAATAGCTCCAACAACAACAGCTGTTATACCATAAGCACCAGGGCCTGCAAAAGAATAATTTTGCTATCGTTGGTACAAAAGTCTATAAAGTTACTAGAAAAGTACACGATGGATATTTCAGTCGTTCCTAAAATAAACCAGCAAGCATTCTGTGAATCTAGGCTACGGTAATAATTCCTAGTAAGTTAAACTGACAACACTATCcttgcaaaaagaaaatttaaCAGCAGCACCAACAAAGAATTCTTCATTTCTTTGATGTGTGGTTTTCAGGGCCAGCAGGTAAAAGACCATAGCATGTAGAAGATAAAGCACAGTACAAATTTGTATGGAATAGAAGAGTGAATGAAAGAAAGGACTAACCAGGTCTACCATCAACAGTGACAATAGCAACATGAtgtgatttggacaacatttgCAGCTCCTCTCTTAGATAATTGACCTGAAGCATTTGTTTGATGAATAATTGCTCTGCTCTACTCTATTCTACGCACTGTGTGCATGCAATTGGTGTTCTAGCATAGAAAGAGCAGAATTGACAATTAAAAACCTGAGTTAACAACTGTGCGGTATGCGGACTGCTGGTAGATGGCACATCTTTGCCTTGCTTTGCGTTCTTGGTCATGAActaaagaggagaggagaaataGGTGATACAGTGAAAACAATTGTTATCCAACAAGTGGTATTTGGTATTGTAGGGAGGGGCGGAAATAAACAAAGAGGAGGAATGCAGAGAGAAGGGAAATGTTGTTACCTTGAAAGCACTGGAGACTACATCCCTGAAGTTGGGAAGGCTGGAATCACCGCCCGCGAGTATTGATCCGATGACCCCTGCAAAGGGAAAGCACAGCGGTGTGACGATGAAGCATTCAAGCTTGTTCTAACAGTAATAAGCTAGCAACAACACTATGCACTGCAGTAATGAGCTTGTTCAAGCTTGTTCTAACAGTAATGACCTTGCACTGCTGGCTGTCTGAAAATCAATCAACAGACTACTCCGAAAGGCAGAGCAATGAGTTAATCTAAGGAGGCAAAGTGAGGGAGCTACCAACGCAAGCTAAGCCAGATGTTGCAGATATGTCAATATGCAACGCATGTTGCTGCTTACTAGTAGTAGCACGTATAGCATTTCTGCGAATCCGTGGAGCTAGCACACTCAAAACTAACGAGCTAAGCGGGCCGGGTCGACACAGTATACAGTAGGGCTTTGAAAGTGGCCTGAGACTGAAGTTGGGAGCAGCTCAATCGGATGAGCCGGAAGAAGCAGAACACTAGAACAGAGGAGGAATCCGCGACACCATCACGGCATAAGGAGGCGGGGGATCTGGTGGGTGTGTACCGGAGCCGATGACGATGGCGATCTTGCCCACCACCATGCCTGCTCAGCTGCTCGGCCCCCGGCGCCACCGTGCCTTTTGCCTTGCGAGGGGTCCAACTAGAATCCTCCACCgggggaagggaaggggaggggaggagaagggACGGCTACCCGGCTAGGGTTCGTGCGTGTTCAGGTCAGCTGGTCCGACTCGTCTCGACTCGAGCCGGCCCGGTCGGTCGGATGGACGGACCGGATGCTGCTACGGTGTCTGATCGGGCCAGGTAGCCAGGAAAGGACGTGGACTCTGTGCTCACCGGACATAAGCCTCCAGCCGCTGTTGCCGGAAAAATAATCCTACTAAGTCTGGTCTCGTTTATTTTAAGGTCTACCACTCAATATATaacaaaaattattataaaatttataatatagataaaaatatatataacaaaaaaaattactacATATTATactataaattagatctaaacCTCAAATATATAAGAGCAGGTCCCGTATGATTATTTTCTGCTGTTGCATGTGGCCACGAGAGAGCCGGGAACCCTGACTCGTGACTCCTGACCGATTGATTGTCTTGGacatcaagaaagaaaagatgaactTAAGCATTGACAATACAGCAGAGAAGTGCCTGGGCTGCATCTGGGGAAGAACACGAGGTCATGGTGTAGTGTGACCAATTCAATTGATGCATTACGAGATGACCTAAAGCTTGGGTAAAATATTAATGGTATTAAATAAGATCACTGACATTAAACAtaggtagtttttttttcttttgggatGGCAAAAAACtggtaaaataaatatttaatacccctctgatcataaatatatatcgtTTTGGAAAAGTTTTACTACTGTTACGACCGGTTACTACTGTTACGAATTCTGCTGATCAGACCGGTTACTACTGTTACGAATTCTGCtgatgaagtaaaaaaaaattgaagcaagaATTATTATGCTAGTAGTTCGTCAAAAAACATTTCTAAAAGCAATAAAAAATTgacatgagtttttttttctatacgTAATGGTTTGAGCGTAATAACTCTCGTTTGAGGAAGTAGCGTAATAGCTAACACCGTGCAAACCAAAATTACATATGGAAAAAAAGGTCGGGTCAATTTTTTTATTGcttttaaaaatgtttttttatgaaCTGCCAGCATAATAACTCTTATTTTTTTACTTCATCGGTATGATCATAATTCGTACAGTAGTAACCGGTCTAATTAAAGCAATTTTTTATTgcttttagaaatatttttttattgttgattCAAGCAATTTTTATTGAGAAAGAGACAAAACGGTCATTGTACGTACCAATTTAGGCCCAAAACATAAAAAATGGCGATTGCCACCCTTATAAGTGGCATTGTCTGAATTTCCCCAAAAAGCATACCGACTTTTTTGCCTCTAAAGCCAAATCTTGTCAGCGTTGCCAAATCTTTTGCACGGCAAAATTTGGTTCTCGTGAGAACCAAACCAAAGAGCCCTAGCCTTGGCATGCGTAAACTGATCCACCAAAATTTTGAAACAACCATATTAAGCTATACTTAACCCAACCAGAGATCCAGCAGTCGAACAGTAACCAAACAAGAGAACCGGCGACCGCAGACACAATCAGGACCCAAAACTACGAGAACAGAGACAATGAACCGACTATCTAGCAATGTTTGCAGCTCAAAGTCGCAACAAGCCAATTCGCCAGACATCGCACACACGAACATATTCATCAGCGCGAACTGGCAACGAGTAATTCAGATATGTAGGAACAAGAATTGATCAATTGAAAGAGTTCAATATGCATCTCTGCACCAACCGCGCGACATCTCTTCTCGGTAGTTTTCATTGTTCATTCAAAGCAAAACCACAGCTAGGTCCCAAAGTCTAAGCATCAGGTAGAACATAACCAAAACTCCTGCCAACAACAAGAGTGCATGACGACACAAGCTCCACTCAACGGTTGGCCTTGGCAACACGCTCAAtctcatccttcttcttgatagCGTAGCTGTAACACAAATGGCAAACAGATGACTGCTGGTTACCATTTCACGAGGTCACTTGACTTGAGTTAGGAAACAAGCAACCGAGACGTAGTCGCACAGTATCAATACCTGTTGGACGATCCCTTGGCAGCGTTGATCAACTCATCGGCGAGGCACTCGGcgatggtcttgatgttcctgaAGGCACTCTCCCTGGCACCAGTGGTGAGGAGGTAGATGGCCTGGTTCACCCTCCTCAAGGGAGAGATATCCACAGCCTGCCTCCTCACAACACCAGCAGAACCAATACGGGTGGCGTCCTCACGCGGCCCACTGCAAGATAACCATAGCACATCATGTCAATAACAAAATCAAACAACCAATGGCATGATCGCTAACTATTACCAAAGAAGCACTTCGCCTAACAGAATTATAGCAGTGTCAGCAGCTGTACAAGACAACCAATCGCCATAATGACTGGGAACAATTTAGTGCATCCCAATATGGATCAAACTCTCAAGTGACGCAACCCTGTCCTCTCAATAACAGGTAGTAGTGGACAGGTTCCAAAGGTATTGCAGTATTTATCCAGCGAGAAATGTATGAGAAACTTCGATGGAAATTTGTACCACTTCAGCCAAGCTCACTTCCAATATCAACGTGTACTAATTCAGGTGGTGCCATCGGAAATGGCTGAAACAAGAGGCATGGAACCAATCTACAATCTGAGAACTAACTACTGCCAACAATGCCACCATACAGTTGTACATTCATGTGGTTATCCGAGTCAAACACAATTTGACATGACAGAGCAGCTCGTAGGTGGGGGAGGGTGGGTAAGAGACCGGACCTGTTGATGATCGCGTCCACGATGATCTGGATGGGGTTAGCGTCGGTGAGGAGGTGGATTATCTCCATGGTGTGCTTGACGATGCGGACGGCCATGATCTTCTTTCCGTTGTTGCGGCCGTGCATCATGAGGGAGTTGGTGAGGCGCTCCACGATGGGGCACTGCGCCTTGCGGAACCGCTTCTTCGAGTACCTCCCCGCCGTGTGCGGCAGGTAGGTCGCGTGCTTCGTCGACGACACCGCCAGATAGTCGGCCAGTGAGATGTCGTTGACCTGGAGATTCACAGATTTTTTTCCGATTCCGTTGTCACATCTCACATCCCATTGCTAGCAGCAGCGGCAGTAGCAGTCCGAAGAATCGAAGCAGAGAGAATATCCATTCACATACCTGGACTTCATCGAAGGCCCAGCGGTTGAAGAGCTTCACAtcctgctgcagctgctgctccaCCGCCTCCGCCATGGCCGGGATCGAGAGAGCaatgtgctgctgctgctgtgcgtGGCGAAGCGGCGGCGGACGCAGAGAGAGAGGAAATCCTAGAGACGGCTTTGCTAGAGGGGGGATGAGAGAGGGTGGGTTTTAATAGGAGACTCCCTTCCAGCTAGGGTTTCTGATCCGACGGCTGTCCATTAGATCTCCTTTATAGACGGTGCAGATCAGCCGATGCCGTCTCATTAGCGGAGCGAGTTTGGGCCTTTGGGAGGCCCATTCGAACTGGGCTTGCAGAGCTGTGAgaatccatatatatatatatatatatatatatatatatatatatatatatattcaagaaTGCATGTCCATTTAAAAATAAGATCTCGCCCGTTGAATGGGTTAGAACTTTTGGGCCCGGCATTTAATGTATTAAATAACTGAAGAGAGGAATATTTTGTCCGTTTAGTGAGCAAGAATTTGATCTCACCCACTGAATAGACGACATCTTTATTAATATACAATAAAATAGACATATGTATAATTATCTTTctaatataacttttgtatacgacAATTCAAAAAACGTTGCAcatttatttggtgaaaaatgcTAGTTGTCCAAACGACGTCAACAAATGTTTCATTTtatccttaattttggttcGATGTCATTTTattgatatttctttatttagtagATGTAAAAGTGTGCGAGTTGATTTTTTATGAAGTAAtattgggaggatacaaaatctaatttattgaataatAGTAGTTGTGATGATTGTGGGTACACACTAGGGGTATCGTATATGACATCTTCCTTCGGTCGATatatttattatgattgttatagAATTGCCGTTGTACGATTAAATGGTCTGAATAGAATCATAAAACAAAAACATGGTATATGAAAGCTATTTATaacagtaaaaataatatagtagCATGTAAAAAGTCAATAATATAACACTATAAAACTAACAATGGCATAGCTACCTACATGTTGTGTCCCCACGAGTGGATGGTGGAGTAGTGTACTCATCCTGGGAGGGCTATGTCCCCGGGAGTGGCGCGTTAGGTAACCGCGACATACCGAGCTTGTCCTCTATCCGAAGATGAAGTCGTATCCAAAGGACCTGAGTAACGTGCctgtcgagggttagtccctgacaatgattttgaggtatgctggacagtgggtgtGTGAACGGCGTTTCAAGAATTGATATGTGCGCGTATGATGGACACAGGGACAcaggga includes:
- the LOC133908784 gene encoding uncharacterized protein LOC133908784, yielding MVVGKIAIVIGSGVIGSILAGGDSSLPNFRDVVSSAFKFMTKNAKQGKDVPSTSSPHTAQLLTQVNYLREELQMLSKSHHVAIVTVDGRPGPGAYGITAVVVGAIGYLFIRWKGWKLSDMMFVTKRGLSDASNVVGKQVDQVSENVNAAKRHLAGRIDRVDCSLDECQEISEATRKEVTIIHGDLSAFQKEMETVHLVVRSLETKLGRLAYTQDRTTRGIYDLCEFTKRLDQSPKADTRQVASSTPFPAIESSERISRAASLPLALEPESPAAQSPRTEIPKVVRSSTTMSASGLSMLVGASMPPKRDHQGVFSRASSMKEGSSELPSGAPSSTEPSPRRPGSSTLLGALGFLRSTTS
- the LOC133908793 gene encoding small ribosomal subunit protein uS7-like, translating into MAEAVEQQLQQDVKLFNRWAFDEVQVNDISLADYLAVSSTKHATYLPHTAGRYSKKRFRKAQCPIVERLTNSLMMHGRNNGKKIMAVRIVKHTMEIIHLLTDANPIQIIVDAIINSGPREDATRIGSAGVVRRQAVDISPLRRVNQAIYLLTTGARESAFRNIKTIAECLADELINAAKGSSNSYAIKKKDEIERVAKANR